A window of the Aquipuribacter hungaricus genome harbors these coding sequences:
- a CDS encoding A/G-specific adenine glycosylase, producing MHLVDAGGLVDDVVTWYAGAARDLPWRAPGVDAWAVLVCEVMSQQTPVARVVPRWLAWLERWPTPTALADAPAGEAVRMWDRLGYPRRALRLHQAATVVRDQHGGVLPRTSTELLGLPGVGPYTAAATAAFANGERVVVLDVNIRRVLARVTEGVDAPPGAPTRAETARAQALLPDDAARSARWNAAVMELGATVCTARAPRCGTCPVGARCAWAAGEESRASGTDAVETHAPGTRVVRPRTTRPQAWLGTDRFVRGLLLAELRAEHGTVPTETLEAVGDEPAQTRRCLDSLLADGLAVAAPGGYRLPG from the coding sequence ATGCACCTGGTGGACGCCGGCGGCCTGGTCGACGACGTCGTCACCTGGTACGCGGGCGCGGCACGGGACCTGCCGTGGCGGGCGCCGGGCGTCGACGCGTGGGCGGTGCTGGTCTGCGAGGTGATGTCCCAGCAGACCCCCGTCGCCCGGGTCGTGCCGCGGTGGCTCGCCTGGCTCGAGCGGTGGCCCACCCCGACCGCGCTCGCCGACGCCCCCGCCGGGGAGGCGGTGCGGATGTGGGACCGGCTCGGCTACCCCCGCCGGGCGCTGCGCCTGCACCAGGCCGCGACCGTCGTCCGCGACCAGCACGGCGGCGTCCTCCCCCGCACCAGCACCGAGCTCCTCGGCCTGCCGGGCGTCGGGCCGTACACGGCGGCGGCGACCGCGGCGTTCGCGAACGGGGAGCGGGTCGTGGTGCTGGACGTCAACATCCGGCGCGTCCTCGCCCGGGTCACCGAGGGCGTCGACGCGCCGCCCGGCGCCCCGACCCGCGCCGAGACCGCGCGGGCGCAGGCGCTGCTGCCGGACGACGCCGCCCGGTCGGCCCGCTGGAACGCCGCCGTCATGGAGCTGGGCGCCACGGTGTGCACGGCGCGGGCGCCACGGTGCGGCACCTGCCCGGTCGGCGCGCGGTGCGCCTGGGCGGCCGGCGAGGAGAGCCGGGCGTCCGGGACCGACGCCGTCGAGACCCACGCCCCTGGGACGCGGGTCGTGCGGCCCCGCACCACGCGCCCGCAGGCGTGGCTGGGCACCGACCGGTTCGTCCGCGGCCTCCTCCTGGCCGAGCTGCGCGCCGAGCACGGCACGGTGCCGACCGAGACGCTCGAGGCCGTCGGGGACGAACCGGCGCAGACCCGGCGGTGCCTGGACAGCCTCCTCGCCGACGGCCTCGCCGTCGCCGCGCCGGGGGGCTACCGACTTCCCGGGTAG